In a single window of the Gracilimonas sp. genome:
- a CDS encoding HDIG domain-containing metalloprotein — protein sequence MSFLEKIGLGQKKKELTPLIGEKKKKEQEKYSLKRNPYIRIAILIFFIAISAFSLPQNPVNSGLNYTPGQPWRNPDLTAPFTFALNKTANELEQEREGIREKTAPIFRVDTSVPITIQARLDSIYRDVQPVLEAYADWQIAEANEMPSVYDDSVRFARELNITEVELTEPSWQILFNSYEQVQSQNLPPNRFVGVSIKLQLEQLIDQLMNQGVINRNKSNLDTDKITVRNTLESTEQSIDLARVRDLREANEFMQFQLNRVFDEQRMRLAMELYNKVIIPNYKYSEEDTQARLEEALSTISETKGAIAQGQVIVRRGDLVTPERANILRSLAEARSENATNIEKWVRFAGQLIIIIAVTFVFFMYIYLYRRNITSDNALFLLVFLTMGLVSFGSGLVNYLDIADPYIIPIAIAPIILTIIFDSRVGLVSSITLATLLGLVNGNSFEFVVATFAACSLGVFSVRDIKDRSQFFFTTPGIVFITYILVVGSFNIATLSGWEMFASDLMYIAISSVFILFTYPIILLFEKLFGVTTDFTLIELGDTNQPILKELMNKAPGTFHHSLQVANLSEAAASAIGANSLLCRVGALYHDIGKMVKPEYFVENQTKGANEHDKLKPQMSAMVIKAHVSEGVKMAEEEDLPEIIIDFIKTHHGTSVIRYFFEKAKEDESMKSMLQEEQFRYEGPLPSSKETGILLLADGIEAASRAMKNPTYSKLENLVNRMVDDRVAEGQLSHCPLTFRHLQVIKETFLNILVGVYHSRVEYPEDKERDKEEKAKEKEAEAQRAGSENGSEQPEEEQEKTSE from the coding sequence ATGAGCTTTCTTGAAAAAATCGGATTAGGCCAGAAGAAAAAAGAGCTTACCCCTCTTATAGGCGAGAAAAAGAAAAAAGAACAGGAAAAATACTCGCTGAAACGCAATCCATATATCCGGATAGCGATTCTTATTTTTTTTATTGCCATAAGTGCCTTTTCACTTCCTCAAAACCCGGTTAACTCTGGGCTGAATTACACTCCCGGGCAGCCATGGAGAAATCCTGATTTAACAGCTCCTTTTACCTTCGCACTCAATAAAACAGCGAATGAACTTGAACAAGAACGGGAAGGAATCCGTGAAAAGACGGCCCCCATTTTCAGGGTAGATACAAGTGTTCCCATTACCATTCAGGCCCGGCTGGATTCTATTTACCGGGATGTGCAGCCCGTTCTGGAGGCCTATGCTGATTGGCAGATCGCCGAGGCTAATGAAATGCCTTCTGTTTACGATGACAGCGTGCGCTTTGCCCGCGAACTAAATATAACTGAGGTTGAGCTTACCGAACCTTCATGGCAAATTCTTTTTAACAGCTATGAACAGGTACAAAGCCAAAATCTCCCTCCCAATCGATTTGTAGGTGTTTCCATAAAACTACAGCTGGAACAATTGATCGATCAGCTCATGAATCAGGGAGTGATTAACAGGAATAAAAGTAATCTTGATACTGATAAAATCACCGTGCGGAATACCCTTGAAAGCACGGAGCAATCTATTGATTTGGCCAGGGTTCGTGATCTAAGGGAAGCCAACGAATTTATGCAATTTCAGCTGAATCGTGTTTTTGATGAACAACGGATGAGGCTGGCCATGGAGCTGTATAACAAAGTGATTATCCCAAATTATAAATACAGCGAAGAAGACACTCAGGCCCGGCTTGAAGAGGCGCTATCTACTATTTCGGAAACTAAAGGGGCCATTGCGCAAGGACAGGTAATCGTACGCCGCGGGGATCTGGTAACTCCCGAGCGAGCCAATATTCTCCGAAGTTTGGCGGAAGCCCGTTCCGAGAATGCAACCAATATTGAGAAATGGGTCCGTTTTGCCGGACAGCTAATTATTATAATAGCGGTTACGTTCGTCTTCTTCATGTATATCTACTTATACAGAAGAAACATCACCTCTGATAACGCGCTCTTTCTATTGGTATTCCTCACTATGGGGCTCGTTTCGTTTGGGTCTGGTCTCGTCAATTATCTCGATATAGCAGATCCTTATATCATTCCAATAGCGATAGCTCCAATCATATTGACCATTATTTTTGACTCCAGGGTCGGTCTGGTTTCCTCTATCACCCTTGCCACTTTATTGGGATTGGTAAATGGAAACAGCTTTGAATTTGTCGTTGCCACTTTTGCTGCCTGTAGTTTAGGTGTTTTTTCGGTTCGGGATATTAAAGACCGATCTCAGTTTTTCTTTACCACTCCCGGAATCGTGTTTATAACCTATATCCTTGTTGTTGGCTCGTTCAACATTGCTACCCTCAGCGGCTGGGAAATGTTTGCTTCCGACCTTATGTACATTGCCATTAGCTCGGTATTCATTTTATTTACCTACCCGATTATCCTGCTTTTTGAAAAACTATTTGGTGTTACTACCGACTTTACTCTCATCGAACTTGGGGATACCAATCAACCGATCCTCAAGGAGCTAATGAACAAAGCGCCGGGTACATTCCATCATAGTTTGCAGGTAGCTAACCTTTCAGAAGCAGCTGCTTCAGCTATTGGGGCAAATTCTTTGTTGTGCCGCGTAGGAGCCCTTTACCATGATATCGGAAAAATGGTGAAGCCAGAATATTTTGTTGAAAACCAGACAAAAGGCGCAAATGAACATGATAAATTAAAGCCTCAGATGAGCGCTATGGTCATTAAAGCCCATGTAAGTGAAGGCGTGAAAATGGCCGAAGAAGAAGACCTTCCTGAGATTATCATCGACTTTATCAAAACGCATCATGGAACCTCAGTTATTCGCTACTTCTTCGAAAAAGCCAAAGAAGATGAAAGCATGAAAAGCATGTTGCAGGAAGAACAGTTCCGTTATGAAGGCCCTCTTCCCTCTTCCAAAGAAACCGGGATTTTGTTGCTGGCTGACGGGATTGAGGCCGCTTCACGAGCCATGAAAAACCCTACTTACAGCAAACTGGAAAATCTGGTAAACCGCATGGTTGATGATCGTGTGGCAGAAGGTCAGCTCAGTCACTGTCCGCTTACATTCCGCCATCTTCAGGTGATTAAAGAAACCTTCCTGAATATTTTGGTTGGTGTTTACCATAGCCGTGTTGAATATCCCGAAGATAAAGAACGGGACAAGGAAGAAAAGGCCAAAGAAAAAGAAGCTGAAGCTCAACGGGCAGGTTCTGAAAACGGCTCAGAACAACCGGAAGAAGAACAAGAAAAAACCAGTGAATAA
- the xerD gene encoding site-specific tyrosine recombinase XerD, whose product MAFKQELDLYLQFVKLEKGLTENSVVSYKNDLERYFRYLTSEKKINDLAGVTLSHIEDFLNFLVDEELLSASSLARNISSIRGFHEFAVVEGITKANPAELVELPKKASKLPEVLDRDEIEAILETPDLTTPTGIRDKAILETLYGTGMRVSELTGLEQDRLIFEIGFIRVIGKGNKERLVPVGEIAQDAISHYTEHVRKQFFNPEKAHKAKNKVFLSVRGSALSRMSIWNIVQKAAKKAEIKKNVYPHIFRHSFATHLLEGGADLRAVQEMLGHSSILTTEIYTHIDRSFLHQVHKEFHPRA is encoded by the coding sequence GTGGCGTTCAAGCAGGAGCTGGATTTATATCTGCAGTTTGTAAAGCTTGAAAAAGGGTTAACTGAAAACTCCGTAGTCTCCTACAAGAACGATCTTGAGCGATATTTTCGATATCTCACCTCCGAGAAAAAAATCAATGATCTGGCCGGAGTAACTCTTTCTCATATCGAGGACTTTTTGAATTTCCTGGTGGATGAGGAGTTGCTCTCCGCCAGTTCTCTTGCCCGGAATATTTCCAGCATTCGCGGTTTTCATGAATTTGCTGTTGTAGAAGGAATTACCAAAGCTAACCCAGCCGAACTGGTTGAATTACCCAAAAAAGCATCTAAGCTTCCGGAAGTATTAGACCGGGATGAAATCGAGGCCATCCTCGAAACTCCCGACCTCACTACCCCGACCGGCATCCGGGATAAAGCCATTCTGGAGACTCTTTATGGAACCGGAATGCGGGTAAGTGAACTCACCGGGCTCGAACAAGACCGGCTCATTTTCGAAATTGGATTTATCCGCGTGATTGGAAAAGGGAATAAGGAACGACTGGTTCCGGTAGGCGAAATTGCACAGGATGCTATTTCTCACTACACAGAGCATGTACGCAAGCAATTCTTCAATCCCGAAAAAGCTCATAAAGCCAAAAATAAAGTCTTTCTTAGTGTTCGGGGAAGTGCTCTCTCCCGAATGAGCATTTGGAATATCGTTCAAAAAGCAGCCAAAAAAGCTGAAATCAAAAAGAACGTATATCCGCACATTTTTCGTCACTCATTTGCTACACACCTGCTGGAAGGCGGTGCCGATTTAAGAGCCGTGCAAGAAATGCTGGGACATTCCTCCATCCTCACCACTGAAATCTATACCCATATCGATCGATCATTTTTGCACCAGGTACATAAGGAATTTCACCCCAGGGCATGA
- the ggt gene encoding gamma-glutamyltransferase, producing the protein MTNIIRLLLLTLTFVFTSQSLSAQVLNSKTYENGLVVTADKYASEIGKEILQKGGNAVDAAVAVQFALAVTLPRAGNIGGGGFMVVHLANGETAALDFREKAPQQATRNMYVRNGEFKSDLSWEGILAVGVPGTVDGMIKALERYGRMPLDVVIQPAIKLAREGYQLSYSQAQDLNNRKETFLKYQASAKYFTTGDSTLFEEGDLFIQKDLAETLERISRFGREGFYSGPVADAIVNEMERYRGLITYRDLRNYDSKWREPIVAEYLGYKLHIMHPPSSGSIAIAQILEMIDDYPLAEMGHNSADYVHVLAEAMRRAFADRSYYLGDPDFVDIPIEEMISESYNNGRMNSFTMDSVTPSSSLSHGSIQGYAESMETTHFSIMDKDGNAVAVTTTLNGSFGSHVSVNGAGFLLNNEMDDFSAQPGEPNAYGLIGAEANAIEPGKRMLSSMSPTIVTKDGKVNMILGAAGGPRIITATLQSFLNRAVFGMRAQQATSAARFHHQWLPDVLMPGQFGLSPDTKRLLEEKGHKIFEIPNVGRAHNIFVEQNGNLSAGVDPRGDGWASGY; encoded by the coding sequence ATGACCAATATCATACGTTTGCTTCTCCTCACACTCACCTTCGTATTCACTTCTCAATCCTTATCGGCTCAGGTTCTCAATTCAAAGACCTATGAAAACGGCCTGGTCGTTACAGCTGACAAATATGCCTCAGAAATAGGAAAAGAGATATTACAGAAAGGAGGGAATGCAGTTGATGCTGCAGTTGCCGTTCAGTTTGCCTTGGCGGTAACCTTACCAAGAGCAGGTAATATTGGAGGTGGCGGGTTTATGGTTGTACATCTTGCAAATGGTGAAACAGCAGCCCTGGATTTCAGAGAAAAAGCCCCTCAACAAGCTACTCGCAATATGTATGTGCGAAATGGTGAATTTAAGTCTGATTTAAGCTGGGAAGGTATTTTGGCTGTGGGCGTCCCTGGAACCGTTGACGGAATGATTAAGGCTTTAGAGCGATATGGTCGCATGCCCCTGGATGTGGTTATTCAGCCAGCTATCAAACTTGCAAGAGAAGGATACCAACTCTCATATTCGCAAGCTCAGGATCTCAACAATCGCAAAGAGACATTTCTAAAATACCAGGCTTCAGCTAAATACTTCACAACCGGAGATTCTACTTTATTTGAGGAAGGGGATTTATTTATACAGAAAGATTTAGCTGAAACACTGGAACGCATTTCCCGCTTTGGCAGAGAAGGTTTTTATTCTGGTCCGGTTGCCGATGCGATCGTAAACGAGATGGAGCGATATCGTGGCCTTATTACGTACCGCGATCTCCGCAATTATGATAGCAAATGGAGGGAACCGATTGTAGCTGAGTACCTGGGATATAAACTACACATCATGCACCCACCCAGCAGCGGTAGCATAGCAATCGCCCAGATTCTGGAAATGATTGACGATTATCCTTTGGCAGAAATGGGACATAATTCCGCCGATTATGTACATGTACTTGCAGAAGCCATGCGCCGGGCATTCGCCGATCGCTCCTATTATCTTGGAGATCCTGACTTTGTGGATATTCCCATAGAAGAAATGATCAGTGAAAGTTATAATAATGGGAGAATGAATAGCTTTACAATGGATTCCGTGACTCCTTCATCCTCTTTATCCCATGGAAGTATTCAAGGTTACGCAGAGTCTATGGAAACCACACACTTTTCTATTATGGATAAAGATGGAAATGCGGTGGCAGTAACTACTACTTTAAATGGCTCTTTTGGAAGCCACGTTTCCGTAAATGGAGCTGGGTTTTTGCTCAATAATGAAATGGATGATTTTTCAGCCCAACCCGGGGAACCCAATGCGTATGGACTGATTGGTGCCGAAGCTAATGCGATAGAACCCGGCAAAAGGATGCTGAGTAGTATGTCACCCACTATCGTAACCAAAGATGGGAAAGTGAATATGATTTTAGGAGCAGCTGGTGGACCCAGAATCATCACAGCTACCTTACAAAGCTTTTTGAATCGTGCCGTATTCGGAATGAGAGCTCAACAGGCAACTTCAGCAGCTCGTTTTCACCATCAGTGGTTACCTGATGTATTGATGCCCGGACAGTTTGGATTGAGCCCTGATACTAAAAGGCTGCTTGAAGAAAAAGGTCATAAGATATTTGAAATCCCGAATGTGGGTCGTGCCCATAATATTTTTGTTGAGCAAAACGGCAACTTAAGTGCCGGCGTAGATCCCCGTGGAGATGGCTGGGCCTCCGGGTATTAA
- a CDS encoding GxxExxY protein: protein MLHEELTEKIIESFYLVYNKLGYGFLESVYENALLIELKRQGLNVVNQVPIEVQYRNQKVGTFFADVLVEEKVILELKVSRKLLQEHEFQLINYLRATNIEVGLLFNFGKKPEFKRKIFSYKS, encoded by the coding sequence ATGCTTCATGAAGAATTAACTGAAAAAATTATTGAGTCTTTCTACCTGGTTTACAACAAACTGGGTTATGGTTTTTTGGAAAGTGTATATGAGAATGCTCTACTGATTGAGTTAAAAAGACAAGGGTTGAATGTAGTAAATCAAGTACCTATTGAAGTACAATATAGGAATCAAAAAGTTGGTACTTTCTTTGCTGATGTTTTAGTAGAAGAGAAGGTTATTTTAGAACTGAAAGTATCCAGAAAACTATTGCAAGAACATGAATTTCAGTTAATCAATTACCTAAGAGCGACTAATATTGAAGTCGGACTTCTTTTTAATTTTGGAAAGAAACCCGAATTCAAACGAAAAATATTTTCATACAAATCTTAA
- the mtnA gene encoding S-methyl-5-thioribose-1-phosphate isomerase, with translation MQQNYQSITWQDDHLVILDQTQLPLREIYSDVNTIGQVWDAIKKLKVRGAPAIGIAGAYGLYLGVRDLESKNFTSFNVELNRWIEYLKSSRPTAVNLSWALERINQTVYANKNKDLEEIKEIILKTAKTIHDEDKRVCRKIGENGAKLVKKGWNILTHCNTGGLATGAYGTAFSVILHADDDDKDIHVWVDETRPLLQGARLTAWELKQAEIPFHMITDSMAGSLMRQGKVDMVIVGADRVTANGDTANKIGTYPLAVLAKENEVPFYVALPLSTFDLETETGDEIEIEEREPEEVTHLAKTPITPKKTDAYNPAFDVTPNKYITGFITEKGIVEPDFEKNIKKLFSD, from the coding sequence ATGCAACAAAACTACCAATCAATTACCTGGCAAGACGATCACTTAGTAATCTTAGATCAAACGCAGCTTCCTCTGCGAGAAATCTATTCTGATGTAAATACCATCGGGCAGGTTTGGGATGCCATCAAAAAGTTAAAAGTACGTGGAGCACCAGCCATTGGCATTGCCGGAGCTTATGGTTTATATCTTGGCGTGAGGGATTTGGAATCAAAGAACTTCACCAGTTTTAATGTAGAGCTTAACCGCTGGATTGAGTATTTGAAATCGTCCCGTCCAACAGCCGTTAACCTAAGCTGGGCACTGGAGCGGATCAATCAAACGGTATATGCCAACAAGAATAAAGACCTGGAGGAGATTAAAGAAATCATCCTTAAAACGGCCAAAACCATTCATGATGAGGATAAACGAGTGTGCCGGAAGATAGGTGAAAACGGAGCAAAATTAGTTAAGAAAGGCTGGAATATCCTCACACATTGCAACACCGGTGGTTTGGCAACCGGAGCCTATGGAACCGCCTTCTCTGTTATTCTGCATGCCGATGATGACGATAAGGATATTCATGTTTGGGTTGATGAAACCCGCCCCCTCTTGCAGGGAGCTAGACTTACCGCATGGGAGCTAAAGCAAGCGGAAATTCCCTTCCACATGATCACCGATTCTATGGCAGGTTCGCTGATGAGACAAGGTAAAGTGGATATGGTTATAGTTGGGGCTGACCGCGTGACCGCCAACGGTGATACCGCCAATAAAATCGGAACCTATCCCCTCGCTGTTTTGGCTAAAGAAAATGAAGTGCCATTCTATGTGGCCCTTCCGCTTTCAACATTTGACCTGGAAACCGAAACCGGAGACGAAATTGAGATTGAAGAACGGGAACCGGAGGAGGTAACGCATTTAGCCAAAACTCCCATCACCCCGAAAAAAACGGATGCTTATAATCCGGCTTTCGACGTCACCCCAAATAAGTATATTACCGGTTTCATAACCGAGAAAGGTATTGTTGAGCCTGATTTTGAGAAGAATATTAAGAAGCTGTTTTCTGATTAG
- the ytxJ gene encoding bacillithiol system redox-active protein YtxJ, with protein sequence MSIFSLIGNLFGSEDQQKPGFKWNELNSEEELSGILQTSNRKTQVIYKHSSRCATCYFAQKNVESISTEKQNQADYYIVDVIGQRPLSMHIADELGIRHESPQLFVIKEGKVTWHGSHNQIIADTVSELV encoded by the coding sequence ATGAGCATTTTTAGTTTAATCGGCAATTTATTTGGTTCTGAAGATCAACAGAAGCCAGGTTTTAAATGGAATGAACTTAATTCTGAAGAAGAGCTGTCAGGTATTCTGCAGACCTCAAATAGAAAAACTCAGGTGATCTATAAACACAGCTCAAGATGTGCTACCTGCTACTTTGCTCAGAAAAACGTGGAATCTATTTCAACTGAAAAGCAAAACCAGGCGGACTATTATATTGTAGATGTGATTGGCCAGCGGCCACTTTCAATGCATATAGCCGATGAGCTTGGAATCCGGCATGAATCTCCCCAGTTATTTGTGATAAAAGAAGGAAAAGTGACGTGGCATGGCTCGCATAACCAGATAATTGCGGATACAGTATCTGAGTTAGTATAA
- a CDS encoding metal-dependent hydrolase — MNTQVKAHWLGHSAFKLESQSGKIIYIDPFLKNNPSTPEELKEVKEADYILLTHGHEDHVGDTVEIAKNTGAKVVGILELMGLLQEEGLPEDQAIGFNKGGTVDFDDFSVTLVSANHSSSYKGKYAGDPGGLVLSFEDDICIYHMGDTNIFADLELYGQLYRPHVVLAPIGDHFTMGPEEAAYAVELIEAKMAVPIHYNTWPPIEADPEEFKEILEDITETEVVVPDIGANFLG; from the coding sequence ATGAATACACAAGTTAAAGCACACTGGCTGGGGCATTCTGCCTTTAAGCTGGAGAGCCAAAGTGGAAAGATTATTTATATCGATCCTTTTCTGAAGAATAATCCCTCCACCCCGGAAGAACTCAAAGAAGTAAAAGAAGCCGATTATATTTTACTTACGCATGGACACGAAGACCACGTAGGCGATACGGTTGAAATTGCCAAGAATACCGGAGCCAAAGTTGTGGGTATTCTGGAGCTGATGGGACTTTTACAGGAAGAAGGTTTGCCGGAAGATCAGGCCATTGGCTTTAATAAAGGCGGAACCGTAGACTTTGATGATTTTTCCGTGACACTGGTTTCTGCCAATCACAGTTCTTCCTACAAAGGAAAATATGCAGGTGACCCCGGCGGACTTGTACTTTCATTCGAAGATGACATCTGTATTTACCATATGGGTGATACCAATATTTTCGCTGATCTCGAACTCTATGGACAGCTTTACCGGCCTCATGTAGTTCTGGCCCCAATTGGTGATCACTTCACAATGGGACCTGAAGAAGCAGCCTATGCTGTAGAATTGATCGAAGCCAAAATGGCGGTGCCTATCCACTACAATACCTGGCCTCCTATTGAAGCAGATCCGGAAGAATTCAAAGAAATACTGGAAGACATCACCGAAACGGAAGTAGTAGTGCCTGATATAGGAGCGAATTTCCTGGGATGA
- a CDS encoding SDR family oxidoreductase — protein sequence MKILFIGGTGNISTSVSKLALSKGVDLYLLNRGKTEGEIPGAKTITADIYNFAEANKALKDHSWDVVVNWIAFSPEHIENDLKLLAGKTKQYIFISSASVYQKPPTLPVITESTPIVNPFWQYSRDKIACEDVLNDAYRKNGFPITIVRPSHTYDTIIPVAIGGSSEYTIIDRMKKGKKVIIHGDGTSLWTLTHSRDFAKGFVGLLGNQRALGQAVHITSDEVLTWNQIYQTVADAAGVELNAVHISSEFIGKIYHEKKDGLLGDKSHCAIFDNSKIKSLVPDYNATIPFSEGIRETLNWFEEKPERMIVNPETNAIMDKVIAAYES from the coding sequence ATGAAAATACTCTTCATCGGCGGAACCGGAAACATCAGCACTTCTGTAAGTAAACTAGCTTTATCGAAAGGCGTGGATTTGTATTTGCTGAACCGGGGAAAAACAGAAGGCGAAATTCCCGGAGCCAAAACCATCACGGCCGACATCTACAATTTTGCGGAAGCCAATAAAGCCCTGAAAGACCACAGCTGGGATGTCGTCGTAAACTGGATTGCTTTCTCTCCTGAGCACATCGAAAATGATTTGAAGCTATTAGCCGGCAAAACCAAGCAATACATCTTTATCAGTTCAGCCTCTGTGTACCAAAAGCCTCCTACTCTACCGGTTATTACAGAGTCTACTCCGATTGTGAATCCATTCTGGCAATATTCGCGCGATAAAATAGCTTGTGAAGATGTATTGAATGATGCCTACCGGAAAAACGGATTTCCAATCACCATCGTCCGCCCATCCCATACCTATGATACCATTATCCCTGTCGCCATTGGCGGAAGCTCTGAGTACACCATCATTGACCGGATGAAAAAAGGAAAGAAAGTAATTATTCATGGGGATGGTACCTCGCTTTGGACGTTAACCCACTCCCGTGATTTTGCGAAAGGATTTGTGGGACTTCTGGGAAACCAAAGAGCCCTTGGACAAGCGGTGCATATCACTTCGGATGAAGTGCTTACCTGGAACCAAATTTATCAAACCGTTGCTGATGCCGCTGGGGTCGAACTAAATGCTGTTCACATTTCGTCCGAGTTTATCGGTAAAATTTATCACGAGAAAAAAGATGGCTTACTGGGCGATAAATCCCATTGTGCCATTTTTGATAACTCAAAAATCAAATCACTGGTGCCCGATTATAATGCCACCATTCCTTTCAGTGAAGGTATCAGAGAAACACTCAATTGGTTTGAAGAAAAACCTGAACGAATGATTGTAAATCCCGAAACGAATGCCATAATGGATAAAGTGATTGCAGCTTACGAAAGCTGA
- a CDS encoding PorV/PorQ family protein encodes MKFSLFFILLLYFSHFNVLAQVAVTAVPFLQVNNDARSIGLAGSNVAMNNFRNGIHLNPATFGKANTLEFSSQFGYDGLGTQWLPAFNADDLKFYTPQLIAGFDKLSIGFQYTYFDLGNQFQTDQTGNIEDVFQPYERAHTISVSYDITPHFSAGTGINFIRSSLVTGTTVGGQEVEAASQTTWDLGLYGEYPFQTDFAEFTPSIGWSITDIGNPIRYVPTSRADPLPITMRGGLGFKVDFTDKPNTMTILSMSGYLSLSKTMARIKEDGSPMKPLEAIFNSWDEYTRFNGMEFVTLSLKDQLMRHSGLEITFLEIISARFGHFYEHPMNGDRNYNTIGVGLHYKYFTFDYARLITDETDHPLQNTQHFQFSVSVPF; translated from the coding sequence ATGAAGTTTAGCCTATTTTTTATTTTACTTCTGTATTTCAGTCATTTTAATGTGTTAGCCCAGGTTGCTGTAACGGCTGTACCTTTTCTTCAAGTTAATAACGATGCCCGAAGCATCGGACTTGCAGGATCAAACGTAGCCATGAATAATTTCCGAAATGGCATTCACCTGAATCCAGCCACTTTTGGCAAAGCCAATACCCTTGAATTTTCAAGTCAGTTCGGCTATGATGGCCTTGGAACCCAGTGGCTACCAGCCTTTAATGCCGATGATTTAAAATTTTACACACCCCAGTTGATTGCCGGATTTGATAAGCTATCTATCGGTTTTCAGTACACTTATTTTGATTTAGGCAATCAGTTTCAAACGGATCAGACTGGAAATATTGAAGATGTATTTCAACCATATGAACGAGCACATACAATCTCTGTTTCATATGACATTACTCCCCACTTTTCCGCAGGGACAGGCATTAATTTTATAAGAAGCAGTCTTGTTACAGGCACCACTGTCGGTGGTCAGGAGGTTGAAGCAGCTTCCCAAACAACATGGGATCTTGGTCTTTATGGGGAGTATCCATTTCAAACCGACTTTGCAGAATTCACCCCTTCCATTGGGTGGTCAATTACAGATATCGGAAACCCAATCAGATATGTGCCCACATCCCGGGCCGATCCACTTCCTATCACCATGCGGGGCGGACTTGGGTTCAAAGTCGATTTCACAGACAAACCTAATACGATGACCATATTGAGCATGTCGGGATATCTGAGTTTGAGCAAAACGATGGCACGTATCAAAGAAGATGGAAGCCCGATGAAACCATTGGAAGCTATCTTCAATTCCTGGGATGAGTATACCCGTTTCAATGGAATGGAATTTGTGACCCTTTCTTTAAAAGATCAGCTTATGCGGCACAGTGGACTGGAAATCACCTTTCTTGAAATTATCAGTGCTCGCTTTGGCCATTTTTATGAGCATCCTATGAATGGAGACCGAAACTATAATACCATTGGAGTTGGACTCCATTACAAATATTTCACTTTTGATTATGCCAGGCTCATTACAGATGAAACAGATCATCCATTACAGAACACCCAGCATTTTCAGTTTTCTGTCAGTGTTCCTTTCTAA
- a CDS encoding efflux RND transporter periplasmic adaptor subunit: protein MKNLRYSLPLFLMVTALVFTTACNNGNEENQNGEDEKLVIPVEVSNVSRGNISAYYANTATLEAEQEATIVSKVRGIVREIYVEEGEEVKAGQVIAKIEDDQYRIEAARAKATLDRLKNDFDRNKELYEKNLIAAEAYQNSQYEYESQKAAYELAQLNLEHTSIKSPIGGVISERFVKVGNMIGTDQQVYRVTDFNPLQAILHVPEHEMAKIRKNQRAELRVDALPNQTFAGHVERISPVVDASTGTFKVTVYVDETKGMLRPGMFGRVKIVYDTRENTRMIPKSAVMSEDLAQSVYVIRDSLAFKKAIKTGYTNGVNVEVIEGLEDGEMVVTIGQGSLQDSTKVNVISNL from the coding sequence ATGAAAAATTTACGCTACTCCCTCCCGCTTTTCTTGATGGTTACAGCTCTTGTTTTTACTACAGCCTGTAACAATGGAAACGAAGAAAATCAAAATGGTGAAGATGAGAAACTGGTTATCCCGGTTGAAGTCAGTAATGTGAGCCGGGGTAATATTTCCGCTTACTATGCCAACACCGCCACTCTCGAAGCAGAACAAGAAGCTACTATTGTATCAAAGGTTCGTGGAATTGTCCGGGAAATTTATGTGGAAGAAGGTGAAGAGGTTAAAGCGGGGCAGGTTATTGCCAAAATTGAGGATGATCAATACCGTATTGAGGCAGCCCGTGCCAAAGCCACTCTTGACCGGCTCAAAAATGATTTCGACAGAAATAAGGAGCTGTATGAGAAGAACCTGATTGCCGCTGAAGCCTATCAGAATTCTCAATATGAATATGAGTCTCAGAAGGCCGCTTATGAGCTTGCTCAATTGAATCTTGAGCATACATCTATAAAATCTCCGATTGGTGGTGTGATTTCAGAACGTTTTGTGAAAGTCGGGAATATGATCGGCACCGACCAACAGGTATATCGGGTAACAGACTTTAATCCTCTCCAGGCTATTCTGCATGTGCCTGAACATGAGATGGCAAAAATCAGAAAGAACCAGCGCGCTGAATTAAGAGTTGATGCCCTTCCAAACCAAACCTTTGCCGGACATGTAGAACGTATCAGCCCGGTAGTTGATGCTTCAACAGGAACTTTTAAAGTCACTGTGTATGTGGATGAAACCAAAGGCATGTTGCGACCCGGGATGTTTGGCCGTGTTAAAATTGTATACGACACCCGCGAAAACACCCGTATGATTCCTAAATCAGCGGTTATGTCTGAAGACCTTGCTCAAAGTGTTTATGTAATCAGAGACTCGCTCGCCTTCAAGAAAGCCATCAAAACAGGATATACCAACGGGGTGAATGTAGAGGTTATTGAAGGACTGGAAGACGGCGAAATGGTGGTTACCATTGGACAAGGAAGTCTTCAGGACAGCACCAAAGTAAATGTTATCTCCAATCTGTAA